In Rhodospirillum rubrum ATCC 11170, a genomic segment contains:
- a CDS encoding gamma-glutamyltransferase family protein — protein MLTSRLARRGMVSAPHHLAAQAGLDILREGGNAIEAMIAAASACAVLYPHMTGIGGDGFWIIHEPGRPPLSIDASGAAGAGASLAVYRERGLARVPIHGALAACTVAGALSGWQSALDVSSRWGGRLPLSRLLGEAVGYARDGFAVSHSQERALRRLLGGLKDQPGFAAQFLEADGRVPRAGALQRNRPLAETLETLAADGLDSFYRGEVGQKVAAALKAVGAPVTAGDLARHRSIRRRPLTLALESAVLHTTPPPTQGLTTLMLIGLFQRAGLRDAEGAAFVHAMVEAAKVAYRVRDAKICDPRHMGVHPATYLSAQVLDGLAGEIAQGGGTPTPALSAAGDTVWMGAVDGEGRAVSFSQSLCHAFGSGVMLGDTGILWHNRGVAFALGDQAVNPLVPGRKPIHALNPLLARLRDGRTLVFGTMGGDGQPQTLAAIFARHVLFGQDPQAAISAPRWLLTGGPGGRDGLPLAALRLESRFDPRVVEGLRALGHCVTLTDAFDEAMGHAGALIRHPDGTIEGAFDPRSDGGLAGW, from the coding sequence ATGCTGACCTCCAGGCTGGCCCGGCGCGGCATGGTGAGCGCGCCCCATCATCTGGCGGCCCAGGCGGGGCTTGACATCCTGCGCGAGGGTGGGAACGCCATCGAGGCGATGATCGCCGCCGCCAGCGCCTGCGCGGTTCTTTATCCCCATATGACCGGCATCGGCGGCGATGGCTTCTGGATCATCCACGAGCCCGGGCGCCCGCCGCTGTCGATCGATGCCAGCGGCGCCGCCGGGGCCGGGGCCAGCCTTGCCGTCTATCGCGAGCGCGGCCTTGCCCGGGTTCCCATCCATGGCGCCCTGGCCGCCTGCACGGTGGCCGGCGCGCTGTCGGGCTGGCAATCGGCGCTTGATGTCTCCAGCCGCTGGGGCGGGCGCCTGCCCTTGTCGCGGCTGCTGGGCGAGGCGGTGGGCTATGCCCGCGACGGCTTCGCCGTCTCCCATTCCCAGGAACGGGCCCTGCGCCGGCTGCTGGGCGGGCTGAAGGATCAGCCGGGCTTCGCCGCCCAGTTCCTTGAAGCCGATGGCCGGGTTCCCCGCGCCGGGGCGCTCCAGCGCAATCGCCCCCTGGCCGAGACCCTGGAAACCCTGGCGGCGGACGGACTTGACAGCTTTTATCGCGGCGAGGTCGGCCAAAAGGTCGCCGCCGCCCTCAAGGCGGTGGGCGCGCCGGTGACCGCGGGCGATCTCGCCCGCCACCGCTCGATCCGCCGGCGGCCCTTGACCCTGGCCCTGGAAAGCGCCGTTCTCCATACCACGCCGCCGCCGACCCAGGGGCTGACGACGCTGATGCTGATCGGCCTGTTCCAACGCGCCGGCTTGCGCGATGCCGAGGGCGCGGCCTTTGTTCACGCCATGGTCGAGGCCGCCAAGGTCGCCTATCGGGTGCGCGACGCCAAGATCTGCGATCCCCGCCATATGGGCGTTCATCCCGCCACCTATCTCTCGGCCCAGGTCCTTGACGGCCTCGCCGGCGAGATCGCCCAGGGCGGGGGGACGCCGACCCCGGCGCTGAGCGCGGCGGGGGATACGGTGTGGATGGGCGCCGTGGATGGCGAGGGGCGGGCGGTCAGTTTCAGCCAAAGCCTGTGCCACGCCTTCGGCTCGGGGGTGATGCTCGGCGACACCGGCATCCTGTGGCACAATCGGGGCGTGGCGTTCGCGCTGGGCGACCAGGCGGTCAATCCGCTGGTCCCCGGGCGCAAGCCGATCCACGCCCTCAATCCGCTGCTGGCGCGGCTGCGCGATGGCAGGACCCTGGTGTTCGGCACCATGGGGGGGGATGGCCAGCCGCAAACCCTGGCGGCGATCTTCGCCCGCCATGTGCTGTTTGGCCAGGACCCGCAGGCGGCGATCTCGGCGCCGCGCTGGCTATTGACCGGTGGGCCGGGGGGGCGCGACGGCTTGCCGCTGGCCGCCCTGCGTCTGGAATCGCGCTTCGATCCCCGGGTGGTCGAAGGCCTGCGCGCCCTTGGGCATTGCGTCACCCTGACCGATGCCTTCGACGAGGCGATGGGCCATGCCGGGGCGCTGATCCGCCATCCCGACGGCACCATCGAAGGCGCCTTCGATCCGCGCTCCGACGGCGGTCTCGCCGGCTGGTGA
- the gpt gene encoding xanthine phosphoribosyltransferase, translating to METKDYASAVYIPIAWELFHRDTRSLAHKLMAKGPFKGIVAITRGGLIPSSIIARELDIRVIESVGVATYDDRTQSTGVQILKELNRDLVGDGEGWLVVDDLVDSGVTARAVKAMLPKAHMATVYAKPEGQKETDTFVVAVRQDVWLLFPWDADLQPNEPLVRRQRDLEVDDVSIGRPDDMPSQG from the coding sequence ATGGAAACCAAGGATTACGCCAGCGCGGTCTACATTCCCATCGCCTGGGAATTGTTTCACCGCGACACCCGCAGCCTCGCCCACAAGCTGATGGCCAAGGGCCCGTTCAAGGGAATCGTCGCCATCACCCGGGGCGGGTTGATTCCCAGTTCGATCATCGCCCGCGAACTCGATATCCGGGTGATCGAAAGCGTCGGCGTCGCCACCTATGACGATCGCACCCAAAGCACCGGCGTGCAGATTCTGAAAGAGCTCAACCGCGATCTGGTCGGCGATGGCGAAGGCTGGCTGGTGGTCGACGATCTGGTCGACAGCGGCGTCACCGCCCGCGCCGTCAAGGCGATGCTGCCCAAGGCCCATATGGCGACCGTTTACGCCAAGCCCGAGGGTCAGAAGGAAACCGACACCTTCGTCGTCGCCGTGCGCCAGGACGTCTGGCTGCTTTTCCCCTGGGACGCCGATCTGCAGCCCAACGAGCCGCTGGTCCGCCGTCAGCGCGACCTGGAGGTCGATGACGTCAGCATCGGCCGCCCCGACGACATGCCAAGCCAGGGGTGA
- the panC gene encoding pantoate--beta-alanine ligase, whose translation MISDSLEGVRALPIARSVSELRAVVDGWKAEGLRVGLVPTMGALHAGHLSLVRLALSKVDRVVASVFVNPTQFGPNEDFAAYPRDEAADAAKLGGAGAHLLYAPDVAGMYPPGFSTTITVSGVSSGLCGDLRPGHFQGVATVVAKLFLRVRPDVAVFGEKDYQQLLVLKRLVNDLDLAIEVIGAPIVRETDGLALSSRNAYLSAEQRALAPGLYRTLRRVGADILGGGRVDDCLAWGIDELKALGFGPVDYLDLRDGATLERLDDAPEGPGRLLCAAYLGKTRLIDNIGV comes from the coding sequence ATGATCTCCGATTCTCTGGAGGGCGTGCGCGCCCTGCCCATCGCCCGCTCGGTCAGCGAGTTGCGCGCCGTCGTCGACGGTTGGAAGGCCGAGGGCCTGCGCGTCGGTCTGGTGCCGACCATGGGCGCCTTGCACGCCGGCCATCTGTCGTTGGTCCGCCTCGCGCTCTCCAAGGTCGATCGGGTGGTCGCCTCGGTTTTCGTCAATCCCACCCAGTTCGGGCCGAACGAGGACTTCGCCGCCTATCCCCGCGATGAAGCCGCCGATGCGGCCAAGCTGGGCGGGGCCGGCGCCCATCTGCTTTACGCCCCCGATGTCGCGGGCATGTATCCTCCGGGCTTTTCGACGACGATCACCGTTTCGGGGGTTTCCTCGGGGCTGTGCGGCGACCTGCGCCCCGGGCATTTCCAGGGGGTGGCGACGGTGGTCGCCAAGCTGTTCTTGCGCGTGCGGCCCGATGTCGCGGTCTTTGGCGAAAAGGACTATCAGCAGCTTCTGGTCTTGAAGCGGCTGGTCAACGATCTGGATCTGGCGATCGAGGTCATCGGCGCGCCGATCGTGCGCGAGACCGACGGCTTGGCGCTGTCGTCGCGCAACGCCTATCTCAGCGCCGAGCAGCGCGCCCTCGCCCCCGGGCTTTATCGCACGCTGCGCCGGGTGGGCGCCGATATCCTGGGCGGTGGCCGGGTCGATGATTGCTTGGCCTGGGGCATCGACGAACTGAAGGCCCTTGGCTTCGGGCCGGTCGATTACCTGGATCTGCGCGACGGCGCGACCCTGGAGCGCCTTGACGATGCCCCCGAGGGTCCCGGGCGCCTGCTCTGCGCCGCCTATCTGGGCAAGACCCGCTTGATCGATAACATCGGGGTTTGA
- the panB gene encoding 3-methyl-2-oxobutanoate hydroxymethyltransferase, with protein MSVVQPAGRRLTVRDIASRKSPAAEPVVCLTAYTAPMARLLDPHVDLLLVGDSLGMVIYGLPTTHGVTVEMMIAHGQAVVRGSSHALVVVDMPFGSYQESPAQAFRNAARILSETGAAAVKLEGGREMAETVAFLVQRGVPVMGHVGLKPQMVHAMGGFRAQGRDEAEAEAVVAETRAIAEAGAFSIVVEGTFEQVAARATREVSVPTIGIGASADCDGQVLVIDDALGLFTDFTPKFVKRYADLASTVSAAAEAYAADVRARRFPAPEHCFGIRKVG; from the coding sequence ATGAGTGTCGTCCAGCCTGCCGGCCGACGTCTGACCGTTCGCGACATCGCCAGTCGCAAATCCCCCGCCGCCGAGCCGGTGGTCTGCCTTACCGCCTATACGGCGCCGATGGCCCGTCTGCTCGACCCCCATGTCGACCTGCTGCTGGTTGGCGATTCCCTTGGCATGGTCATCTATGGCTTGCCGACCACCCATGGCGTGACCGTCGAGATGATGATCGCCCATGGTCAGGCCGTGGTGCGGGGCTCGTCCCATGCCCTGGTGGTGGTCGATATGCCCTTTGGTAGCTATCAGGAAAGCCCGGCCCAGGCCTTCCGCAACGCCGCGCGCATCCTCAGCGAGACCGGCGCCGCCGCCGTCAAGCTTGAAGGCGGCCGCGAGATGGCCGAAACCGTCGCCTTCCTGGTGCAGCGCGGCGTGCCGGTGATGGGCCATGTCGGTCTCAAGCCGCAGATGGTCCATGCGATGGGCGGGTTCCGCGCCCAGGGCCGCGACGAGGCCGAGGCCGAGGCGGTGGTCGCCGAAACCCGGGCCATCGCCGAGGCCGGGGCCTTCTCGATCGTCGTCGAAGGCACCTTTGAGCAGGTGGCGGCGCGGGCGACTCGCGAGGTTTCCGTGCCGACGATCGGCATCGGCGCCTCGGCCGATTGCGATGGCCAGGTTCTGGTGATCGACGACGCGCTCGGTTTGTTCACCGATTTCACCCCCAAATTCGTCAAGCGCTATGCCGATCTGGCGAGCACGGTTTCGGCGGCCGCCGAAGCCTATGCCGCCGATGTCAGGGCCCGGCGCTTTCCCGCCCCCGAGCATTGCTTTGGCATCCGCAAGGTCGGCTGA
- a CDS encoding Crp/Fnr family transcriptional regulator, whose translation MTLTNHGAATAVFSGRPFDKRGREGCARDTRTDPLDPCLQCTLGDLAFCNPLPPDELERLMAIQSSVRFAPPETLFNEGDPALYLLSPVSGTVKTYKLMADGRRQITGFFFRGDLFGFSANGAYGYTAEAVTPVTLCRFPLVKLEQLFPGAPVLARSVLQRTLAKLANFHEQMLLLGRKSAPEKLASFLLSLSMRAQERGDPASPVLIPMGRADVADYLGLTIETVSRTLSKFRVQGLVELPNPSTITLCDRGALRAIADGL comes from the coding sequence GTGACGTTGACCAACCATGGTGCCGCCACCGCCGTTTTCTCCGGCCGCCCCTTCGACAAGCGCGGGCGGGAGGGATGTGCGCGCGACACGCGGACCGATCCCCTCGATCCTTGTCTTCAGTGCACCCTGGGCGATCTCGCCTTTTGCAATCCCCTGCCGCCCGACGAGTTGGAACGGCTGATGGCGATCCAAAGCAGCGTGCGGTTCGCCCCGCCCGAAACCCTGTTCAACGAGGGCGATCCGGCGCTTTATCTACTGTCGCCGGTTTCGGGCACCGTGAAGACCTACAAGCTGATGGCCGATGGCCGCCGCCAGATCACCGGATTTTTCTTCCGCGGCGATCTGTTCGGCTTTTCGGCCAATGGGGCTTACGGCTATACGGCCGAGGCGGTGACGCCGGTGACGCTGTGCCGTTTTCCCTTGGTCAAGCTCGAGCAGCTTTTCCCGGGCGCCCCGGTGCTGGCGCGCTCGGTTCTTCAGCGGACCCTGGCCAAACTGGCCAATTTCCACGAACAGATGTTGCTGCTTGGTCGCAAGAGCGCGCCCGAGAAGCTGGCCTCCTTCCTGCTCTCGCTCTCGATGCGGGCCCAGGAGCGCGGCGATCCGGCCAGCCCGGTGCTGATCCCGATGGGGCGGGCCGATGTGGCCGATTATCTGGGGCTGACCATCGAAACGGTCAGCCGGACGCTGAGCAAGTTCCGCGTTCAGGGGCTGGTCGAACTGCCCAATCCCAGCACGATCACCCTGTGCGACCGCGGCGCCCTGCGCGCCATCGCCGACGGTCTTTGA
- the ccoS gene encoding cbb3-type cytochrome oxidase assembly protein CcoS — protein MEALLYLIPIALFLGATGLAAFVWALRSGQFEDLDGAAHRILFDDDDPLPDPAKGAGEAEEPVKTAKKNGK, from the coding sequence ATGGAAGCCTTGCTCTATCTGATTCCGATCGCCCTGTTCCTTGGCGCGACCGGACTTGCCGCTTTTGTCTGGGCCTTGCGCAGCGGACAGTTCGAAGACCTTGACGGCGCCGCCCATCGCATCTTGTTTGACGACGACGACCCGCTCCCCGATCCGGCCAAAGGCGCCGGGGAGGCGGAGGAGCCGGTGAAGACTGCCAAAAAAAACGGCAAATAG
- a CDS encoding heavy metal translocating P-type ATPase, with protein MDGLSETRPADSADGGTACRHCGLPVPANGPAGAEFCCVGCRGAYGLIRDSGLDQYYQRRCLDPDTPPPRPEDLGPIDFSAHILRQPTADGGEEAVLHLMVEGIHCAACVWLIETLLGRQPGVSQARLNMTTRRLTLRFRPAKGETAADLGANTLLAPVARVGYRLVPYDPALLDQETRRTEKALVQAMAVAGFASANVMLLSVSVWAGVDMGPRTRDLMHWISALIAVPAVIYAVRPFAHSAFAALRAGRASMDMPITLAVTLATGVSLWETANGGAHAYFDAAVTLLFFLLIGRFLDHRARGRARSTAEHLLALGATAVTVLRDDGTLEHRPPRQVTPGATVLVATGERIGVDGTVSQGCSDVDTSLLTGETLPEPVHPGSAVFAGTLNLTGPLRLSAGAVGEGTLLAEIVRMMEVAEQGRARYVAIADRVARAYVPVVHALALASFLGWLTLMGAPWQQALMVAAAVLIVTCPCALALAVPVVQVVATGRLLRQGILVKSPTALERLTGVDHVVFDKTGTLTLGRPDLRPADPARADAWSAEDLAAAAQLAAASHHPLARALALAAPEAKPAALAREWPGQGMSLPLAEGEARLGRAVFCGLEDTPAEDGGGPELWFTRPGHAPVRFGFIDRPRPDAAEVVAALRAQGIGVELLSGDRPAVAAALAARIGLNDWRAGCSPADKVARLAELAAAGKTVLMVGDGLNDAPALAAAHVSLSPASAVDVTQTAADVVFQGERLTPVIEALGVARRADRLVRQNFVLSFAYNIVTVPLAICGLVTPLIAAVAMSSSSVVVILNALRLSRRR; from the coding sequence ATGGACGGACTCTCCGAGACACGGCCGGCGGACTCGGCGGACGGGGGGACGGCGTGCAGGCACTGCGGCTTGCCCGTTCCGGCCAACGGTCCGGCGGGAGCGGAGTTTTGCTGCGTCGGCTGCCGGGGCGCCTATGGGCTGATCCGCGACAGCGGGCTTGACCAGTATTACCAACGGCGCTGTCTTGATCCCGATACGCCGCCGCCCCGTCCCGAGGATCTGGGACCCATCGATTTTTCCGCCCATATCCTGCGTCAGCCGACGGCGGATGGCGGCGAGGAGGCGGTTCTCCATTTGATGGTCGAGGGCATCCACTGCGCCGCTTGCGTCTGGCTGATCGAAACCCTGTTGGGGCGCCAGCCCGGCGTATCCCAGGCCCGGCTCAATATGACCACCCGGCGTCTCACCTTGCGCTTTCGTCCGGCCAAAGGGGAAACCGCCGCCGATCTTGGCGCCAATACCCTGCTCGCCCCGGTGGCGCGCGTCGGCTATCGGCTGGTGCCCTATGATCCGGCGCTGCTTGATCAGGAAACCCGGCGCACCGAGAAAGCCCTGGTTCAGGCGATGGCGGTGGCCGGTTTCGCCAGCGCCAATGTCATGCTGCTGTCGGTTTCGGTCTGGGCCGGGGTCGATATGGGGCCGCGAACCCGCGACCTCATGCACTGGATTTCGGCACTGATCGCCGTTCCCGCCGTGATCTACGCCGTGCGCCCCTTCGCCCATTCCGCCTTCGCCGCGCTGCGCGCCGGCCGGGCGAGCATGGATATGCCCATTACCCTGGCCGTCACCCTGGCCACCGGCGTCAGCCTGTGGGAAACCGCCAATGGCGGCGCCCACGCCTATTTCGACGCGGCGGTAACGCTGCTGTTCTTCCTGTTGATCGGCCGCTTTCTTGATCACCGGGCGCGTGGCCGCGCCCGCTCGACGGCCGAGCACCTGCTGGCCCTGGGCGCCACCGCCGTCACCGTGCTGCGCGACGACGGAACATTGGAGCATCGCCCGCCCCGGCAGGTGACCCCGGGGGCGACCGTGCTGGTGGCCACGGGCGAGCGCATCGGCGTTGATGGCACGGTCAGCCAGGGCTGCTCCGATGTCGATACCAGCCTGCTGACCGGCGAGACCCTGCCCGAGCCGGTGCATCCGGGCAGCGCGGTCTTCGCCGGCACCCTCAATCTGACCGGACCGCTGCGCCTGAGCGCCGGCGCGGTTGGCGAGGGAACGCTGCTGGCCGAGATCGTGCGCATGATGGAGGTCGCCGAACAGGGGCGGGCGCGCTATGTGGCGATCGCCGACCGGGTGGCGCGCGCCTATGTTCCCGTCGTCCACGCCCTGGCTTTGGCCAGTTTCCTCGGCTGGCTCACGCTGATGGGCGCGCCCTGGCAGCAAGCCCTGATGGTGGCGGCGGCCGTGTTGATCGTGACCTGTCCCTGCGCCCTGGCCCTGGCGGTGCCGGTGGTTCAGGTGGTGGCGACCGGCCGGCTGTTGCGCCAGGGCATTCTGGTGAAATCGCCCACCGCCCTGGAACGTCTGACCGGCGTCGACCACGTGGTTTTCGACAAGACCGGAACCCTGACCCTGGGGCGCCCCGATCTGCGGCCGGCCGATCCGGCGCGCGCCGATGCCTGGAGCGCCGAGGATCTCGCCGCCGCCGCCCAACTGGCCGCTGCCAGCCACCATCCCCTGGCCCGCGCCCTGGCTTTGGCCGCGCCCGAGGCCAAGCCCGCCGCCCTGGCCCGCGAATGGCCGGGGCAGGGCATGAGCCTGCCTTTGGCCGAGGGCGAGGCGCGACTGGGACGCGCCGTCTTCTGCGGCCTTGAGGACACCCCGGCCGAGGATGGCGGCGGGCCGGAGCTGTGGTTCACCCGTCCGGGCCATGCGCCGGTGCGCTTTGGCTTTATCGACCGGCCGCGCCCAGACGCGGCCGAGGTGGTGGCGGCGTTGCGCGCCCAGGGCATCGGCGTGGAATTGCTGTCGGGGGACCGGCCGGCGGTGGCCGCCGCCCTCGCCGCGCGGATCGGGCTGAACGACTGGCGGGCGGGTTGCTCCCCCGCCGACAAGGTGGCGCGGTTGGCCGAACTGGCGGCGGCGGGCAAGACCGTGCTGATGGTCGGCGACGGCCTGAACGACGCCCCGGCCCTGGCGGCCGCCCATGTCTCGCTGTCGCCGGCCTCGGCGGTGGATGTGACGCAGACCGCCGCCGATGTGGTTTTCCAGGGCGAGCGTCTGACCCCGGTGATCGAGGCGCTGGGCGTCGCCCGCCGCGCCGACCGGCTGGTCCGCCAGAATTTCGTCTTGTCCTTCGCCTATAATATCGTGACGGTGCCTTTGGCGATCTGTGGTCTGGTAACGCCGCTGATCGCCGCGGTGGCGATGAGCAGTTCCTCGGTGGTCGTTATCCTCAACGCCCTGCGCCTGTCGCGTCGCCGTTAA
- a CDS encoding FixH family protein, producing the protein MAKARPRGWWYPYIFVGAFGVVLAVNLTLLYFATSTFNGLVTTTAFEEGVAYNREIAAARAQETLGWTAKAALEPRAGGVEGSWPADLVVSLTSAENQPLLRDLAVTAQIRRPTQAGFDQALTLTAGTDGRWHAPLVLPFAGQWEVRVVATRGQAVFRMRDRFVLTP; encoded by the coding sequence ATGGCTAAAGCCCGTCCGCGGGGGTGGTGGTACCCTTACATCTTCGTCGGCGCCTTCGGCGTCGTTCTGGCGGTCAATCTGACCTTGCTGTATTTCGCCACCAGCACCTTCAACGGTCTGGTGACGACCACCGCCTTCGAAGAGGGCGTGGCCTATAACCGCGAAATCGCCGCCGCCCGCGCCCAGGAGACCCTGGGGTGGACGGCCAAGGCGGCCCTGGAGCCCAGGGCCGGCGGGGTGGAGGGCTCTTGGCCCGCCGATCTCGTCGTCAGCTTGACCTCGGCCGAAAACCAGCCGCTGCTGCGCGATCTGGCCGTGACCGCCCAGATCCGCCGACCGACCCAGGCCGGGTTCGATCAGGCGCTGACCCTGACGGCGGGGACGGACGGGCGCTGGCATGCGCCGCTGGTCCTGCCCTTCGCCGGGCAATGGGAGGTGCGGGTGGTGGCGACGCGCGGTCAGGCGGTGTTCCGCATGCGCGATCGTTTCGTTCTTACCCCGTAA
- the ccoG gene encoding cytochrome c oxidase accessory protein CcoG, which yields MAVANEGPGSQAGQSRTAQAIKPIPGGNSLYESYQKVHPRRISGTYRSIKWWMMGLLLTIFWVGPWLRWDRGPSVSDQAIFIDMPGRRAYFFFIEIWPQEVYYLTGLLIIAAVGLFFATALLGRVWCGFACFQTVFTDLFVAVERLLEGDRNSRIKRDSSPMTVDTLMRKTLKTVIWVLISLAVGIGFILYFYPAPWPAIVDIVTFNAGAAAYGTLAVVGGGCLIMAGYAREQVCMYMCPYARFQSAMVDEDSMIVTYEKWRGEPRGKYSRDADFSQRGDCVDCGLCVQVCPTGVDIREGTQLGCIGCGLCVDACNSVMTRFGLPPNLIAYDSITNQNARAEGSSRRIRLIRPRTLVYSALLLVVIGAMAASLATRSRLDISVLHERSPLFVTMSDGSVRNGYTFKVLNMERIDNAFSLTTTGIAGATIEIVGVTKGPVTEANLPVAGDKVGTFRLYVSAPRASLPAPTNDISFVLINSATGQTQTYKSLFAGPR from the coding sequence ATGGCTGTAGCAAACGAAGGACCGGGTTCCCAAGCGGGTCAAAGCCGCACCGCCCAGGCCATCAAGCCGATCCCCGGTGGAAATTCCCTTTACGAGAGTTATCAAAAGGTCCATCCGCGCCGGATCAGCGGCACCTATCGCTCGATCAAATGGTGGATGATGGGCCTGCTGCTGACCATCTTCTGGGTCGGCCCCTGGCTGCGCTGGGATCGTGGACCAAGCGTGTCCGATCAGGCCATCTTCATCGACATGCCCGGGCGCCGGGCCTATTTCTTCTTTATCGAGATCTGGCCCCAAGAGGTTTATTACCTGACGGGCCTGCTGATCATCGCCGCCGTCGGCCTGTTCTTCGCCACCGCTCTGCTCGGGCGGGTATGGTGTGGCTTCGCCTGCTTCCAGACGGTTTTCACCGATCTGTTCGTCGCCGTCGAACGGCTGCTCGAAGGCGATCGCAACAGCCGCATCAAGCGCGACAGTTCGCCGATGACCGTCGATACCCTGATGCGCAAGACCCTGAAAACCGTCATTTGGGTTCTGATCTCGCTGGCCGTGGGCATCGGCTTCATCCTGTATTTCTATCCCGCGCCCTGGCCGGCCATCGTCGATATCGTCACCTTCAATGCCGGGGCCGCCGCCTATGGCACGCTGGCGGTGGTTGGCGGCGGCTGCCTGATCATGGCCGGTTACGCCCGCGAGCAGGTCTGCATGTACATGTGCCCCTATGCCCGCTTCCAGTCGGCGATGGTCGATGAGGACTCGATGATCGTCACCTATGAGAAGTGGCGGGGCGAGCCGCGGGGCAAATACAGCCGCGACGCCGATTTTTCCCAGCGCGGCGATTGCGTTGACTGCGGCCTCTGCGTTCAGGTCTGCCCGACCGGCGTCGATATCCGCGAAGGCACGCAATTGGGCTGCATCGGCTGTGGATTGTGCGTTGACGCCTGTAATTCGGTGATGACCCGCTTCGGTCTGCCGCCCAATCTGATCGCCTATGATTCGATCACCAATCAGAACGCCCGGGCCGAGGGCAGTTCGCGGCGCATCCGTCTGATCCGTCCGCGCACCCTGGTCTATTCGGCTTTGCTGCTGGTGGTCATCGGGGCGATGGCGGCCAGTCTGGCGACCCGCTCGCGGCTTGACATCAGCGTTCTTCACGAGCGCAGCCCGCTGTTCGTCACCATGTCCGACGGATCGGTGCGCAACGGCTATACCTTCAAGGTCCTCAATATGGAGCGCATCGACAACGCCTTCTCGTTGACGACCACCGGCATCGCCGGGGCGACGATCGAGATCGTCGGGGTGACCAAGGGTCCGGTGACCGAAGCCAATCTGCCGGTCGCCGGTGACAAGGTCGGCACCTTCCGCCTCTATGTCTCGGCTCCCCGGGCTTCGCTTCCCGCTCCGACCAATGATATCAGCTTCGTGCTGATCAATTCCGCCACCGGGCAAACCCAGACCTATAAATCGCTGTTCGCCGGTCCCCGGTGA
- a CDS encoding OmpA family protein has protein sequence MMHKVLISVAAAGLLTACADVWNYEEVATQSNAGTAFDAALQKDYVALAAHEANYGDWDDTAYYTNKAKLAAAGQTPAPTAMAERELGSYTGELTAARSALVTALGAGAPSSNPTVAAKAQTSFDCWAEEAEEDRQPEHIRECKQNFEIAMNALGGAPAPAVVSEGFKVFFALDSARLSPESEATLDRVSQAFLSGSPASVMVVGYADTSGPADYNILLSQRRAEAVARGLAQRGIASEVLTLEAYGEERLAVPTADGVVEQQNRRVEVVFGG, from the coding sequence ATGATGCATAAGGTGCTGATCAGCGTTGCCGCCGCCGGGCTACTTACTGCCTGCGCCGACGTATGGAACTACGAGGAAGTGGCTACGCAGAGCAATGCGGGCACCGCCTTCGACGCCGCGCTCCAGAAAGATTACGTCGCTCTGGCCGCTCACGAAGCGAACTATGGCGATTGGGACGATACCGCCTATTACACCAACAAGGCGAAGCTGGCCGCCGCCGGCCAGACCCCTGCCCCCACGGCGATGGCCGAGCGTGAGCTGGGCTCTTACACCGGCGAGCTGACCGCCGCCCGTTCGGCCCTGGTGACCGCCCTGGGCGCCGGCGCCCCGTCGTCCAATCCGACCGTCGCCGCCAAGGCGCAGACCAGCTTTGATTGCTGGGCCGAGGAAGCCGAAGAGGATCGCCAGCCCGAGCATATCCGCGAGTGCAAGCAGAACTTCGAGATCGCCATGAACGCCCTTGGCGGCGCTCCGGCCCCGGCCGTGGTTTCCGAAGGCTTCAAGGTGTTCTTCGCCCTTGATAGCGCCCGCCTGTCGCCCGAATCCGAGGCCACCCTTGATCGCGTGTCGCAGGCCTTCTTGTCCGGCTCGCCCGCGTCCGTGATGGTCGTTGGCTATGCCGACACCTCGGGCCCGGCCGACTATAACATCTTGTTGTCGCAGCGTCGCGCCGAAGCCGTCGCCCGCGGTCTGGCCCAGCGCGGTATCGCTTCCGAGGTTCTGACCCTCGAGGCTTACGGCGAAGAGCGTTTGGCCGTCCCCACCGCCGATGGTGTGGTCGAGCAGCAGAACCGTCGTGTCGAAGTGGTCTTCGGCGGCTAA